A section of the Methanobrevibacter arboriphilus JCM 13429 = DSM 1125 genome encodes:
- a CDS encoding beta strand repeat-containing protein, whose product MFAINRFFKPIIFVVCVLFIFLALSSVSAANHDFTTVNTTEQFQSVINTDNDNDLVISFDDGDYFDWGQLNISRNATIVGKNRGGAKFTSSSGTLFNINATNVKIINLTISGYTTAIKSNCSDLTVSDNNITTSGVSINLSSSGSANPITGVVIKDNIIKSSISTNFHGAVSLFGKSADRTVFDVLFSGNNITGGYSGVYLGDGSYDSPVSSGNLVFENNNITGTSDYGVYLDASSSNNTNITFANNNITGTSNSGVALGAVSSNNANIFFVNNNITGTSRGVSLGADSSNNTNISFVNNNITGRPGLAVALYASSSNNTNISFVNNNITGTSSPGVSLSASSSNNINISFVNNNITGTSAPGVALYASSSNNTNISFVNNNITGTSSLGVYLEAYSSNNINITFANNNITGTSGPSVALYAYSSNNINITFANNNITGVSHCVYVYLYNGNIKGVNFLNNTINATNGDGFYFYTGGGVTNVTDFIIRGNTIFATNAGLNFTGLSVGSLVNVTVEYNRILASFGVNVTGHNDNSSFDRNWWGLNNITGKILGIDTLNHFILNITNTSSLDGVHFGDNVSFMFLVLNTTLSNDGVEFLPDFVVNGTFNGDDFNSSRVDGFVYNATATAGVQTLAATLDSQNVILSFNTNSSINVPDSVSIGANVTISGELEGYVGNGSDSLTVSVDGNVYNNVTINSTGGWSLNYTTNCTGNITISVTYVGNDNYTGFTNASSFTVILNDTNSSIVVNPETVNIGDNVTISGELVGYVGNGSDILSVIVDGNVYDNIIINSTGGWSLNYTTNRTGNITVNVTYA is encoded by the coding sequence GTTGGTAAGAATCGTGGTGGTGCTAAATTCACATCATCTAGTGGTACTTTGTTTAATATTAATGCTACTAATGTAAAGATTATTAATTTAACTATTAGTGGTTATACTACAGCTATAAAATCTAATTGTAGTGATTTGACTGTTAGTGATAATAATATTACTACTTCTGGTGTTAGTATTAATTTAAGTAGTAGTGGTAGTGCTAATCCTATAACAGGTGTTGTTATTAAGGATAATATTATTAAATCCAGTATATCTACTAATTTTCATGGTGCTGTTTCTTTATTCGGTAAGTCTGCTGATAGGACTGTTTTTGATGTTTTATTTAGTGGTAATAATATAACTGGTGGTTATTCTGGTGTATACTTAGGTGATGGTAGTTATGATAGTCCTGTTTCGTCTGGTAATTTGGTTTTTGAAAACAACAACATCACAGGAACATCAGACTATGGTGTTTATCTGGATGCATCCAGTAGCAACAACACCAATATAACCTTCGCCAACAACAACATCACAGGAACATCCAACTCTGGTGTTGCTCTGGGTGCAGTCAGCAGCAACAACGCCAATATATTCTTCGTCAATAACAACATCACAGGAACATCACGTGGTGTTTCTCTGGGTGCAGACAGCAGCAACAACACTAATATATCCTTCGTCAATAACAACATCACAGGAAGACCCGGCCTTGCTGTTGCTCTGTATGCATCCAGTAGCAACAACACTAATATATCCTTCGTCAATAACAACATCACAGGAACATCCAGCCCTGGTGTTTCTCTGTCTGCATCCAGTAGCAACAACATCAATATATCCTTCGTCAATAACAACATCACAGGAACATCCGCCCCTGGTGTTGCTCTGTATGCATCCAGTAGCAACAACACTAATATATCCTTCGTCAATAACAACATCACAGGAACATCCAGCCTTGGTGTTTATCTGGAGGCATACAGCAGCAACAACATCAATATAACCTTTGCCAATAACAACATCACAGGAACATCCGGCCCTAGTGTTGCTCTGTATGCATACAGCAGCAACAACATCAATATAACCTTCGCCAACAACAATATTACTGGTGTTAGTCATTGTGTTTATGTTTATTTGTATAATGGTAATATTAAGGGTGTTAATTTCTTGAATAATACTATTAATGCTACTAATGGTGATGGTTTTTATTTCTATACTGGTGGTGGTGTTACTAATGTGACTGATTTTATTATTCGTGGTAATACTATTTTTGCTACTAATGCTGGTTTGAATTTTACTGGTTTAAGTGTTGGTTCATTGGTTAATGTTACTGTTGAGTATAATCGTATATTGGCAAGTTTTGGTGTTAATGTTACTGGTCATAATGATAATAGTAGTTTTGATCGTAATTGGTGGGGTCTTAATAATATAACTGGTAAAATTTTGGGCATTGATACTCTTAATCATTTTATTTTGAATATTACTAATACTTCTAGTTTGGATGGTGTTCATTTTGGTGATAATGTTAGTTTTATGTTTTTAGTTTTGAATACTACGCTTAGTAATGATGGTGTTGAATTTTTACCTGATTTTGTTGTTAATGGAACCTTCAATGGCGATGATTTTAATAGTAGTCGTGTTGATGGTTTTGTTTATAATGCAACAGCTACAGCTGGTGTTCAAACTTTAGCTGCTACTTTAGATAGTCAGAATGTGATTCTAAGTTTTAATACTAATTCTAGTATTAATGTTCCAGATAGTGTAAGTATTGGTGCGAATGTTACTATTTCTGGTGAGCTTGAGGGTTATGTTGGTAATGGCTCTGATTCTTTGACTGTTAGTGTTGATGGTAATGTTTATAATAATGTTACTATTAATTCTACTGGTGGTTGGAGTCTTAATTACACAACTAACTGCACAGGAAACATAACTATTAGTGTTACTTATGTTGGTAATGATAATTATACTGGTTTTACTAATGCAAGTAGTTTTACTGTGATTTTGAATGATACTAATTCTAGTATTGTTGTTAATCCTGAAACTGTGAATATTGGTGATAATGTTACTATTTCTGGTGAGCTTGTTGGTTATGTTGGTAATGGCTCTGACATTTTAAGTGTTATTGTTGATGGTAATGTTTATGATAATATTATTATTAATTCTACTGGTGGTTGGAGTCTTAATTACACAACTAACCGCACAGGAAACATAACTGTTAATGTTACTTATGC